One segment of Engraulis encrasicolus isolate BLACKSEA-1 chromosome 7, IST_EnEncr_1.0, whole genome shotgun sequence DNA contains the following:
- the ppm1db gene encoding protein phosphatase, Mg2+/Mn2+ dependent, 1Db isoform X1 codes for MAMHNDLSLRVSVFSEQGGRKYMEDVTEVVLEYEPSEDELGSVGHGDSKADDHPEDQLVDQQSPGPADSVTENTTPLVSVTWTENVTTDEQGDKTSTDTNDNCTDETAGRLSEPKADSAPETRRSVAFFAVFDGHGGREAAHFARDHLWDFIKKQRGFWSKDYRDVCVAIRKGFIACHHAMWKKLPEWPKTITGLPSTSGTTASVVVIRGDRMYVAHVGDSSVVLGVREDPSDKVIKAVEVTQDHKPELPKERQRIEGLGGSVVKKSGVNRVVWKRPRLTHNGPVRRSTVIDQIPFLAVARALGDLWSYDFYSGEFVVSPEPDTSVVTLDLRRHRYIIVGSDGLWNMVPPQEAVTVLQSHDEAAAPFGMSCARRLGCHALLRWRQRMLRADNTSVIVIALPEPGKPQLPMHRDEVILSLAEGPQHDPPVDSRADTPLIKQAPEPVLVFPSGDSPPPLERSNGLSGGSLYDVLDSPSTLDPEDSRLSGAPLSGCRDEGDRTSEEPPAAAGAGAGADAVASSRATALSTPITKRARRGLHRSLHHPYRRKNAERTPLKRGGGRAQKRGPNVSPILQQHRKAALCVC; via the exons ATGGCAATGCATAACGATTTATCGTTGCGAGTAAGTGTTTTCTCTGAGCAAGGAGGACGAAAATATATGGAGGATGTTACCGAGGTTGTGTTGGAGTACGAGCCGAGCGAGGACGAGCTCGGCTCGGTAGGACACGGGGACTCAAAGGCGGACGACCATCCTGAAGATCAGCTTGTTGACCAGCAGTCACCTGGACCAGCAGACTCTGTTACTGAAAACACAACTCCACTTGTTAGTGTAACGTGGACAGAAAATGTAACAACTGATGAACAAGGAGATAAAACCAGTACAGACACTAACGACAACTGCACAGACGAAACGGCAGGAAGGTTATCAGAACCAAAAGCAGATTCGGCACCAGAAACGCGAAGATCTGTGGCGTTTTTTGCCGTATTCGACGGCCACGGAGGTCGGGAGGCAGCACATTTCGCAAGGGATCACCTATGGGACTTTATAAAGAAGCAGCGGGGGTTTTGGTCCAAAGACTACCGGGATGTGTGTGTGGCTATTCGAAAAGGGTTCATTGCCTGTCACCATGCAATGTGGAAAAAGCTCC CTGAATGGCCCAAGACCATCACTGGCCTACCAAGCACGTCAGGGACCACAGCCAGCGTTGTTGTTATCCGTGGCGACCGCATGTATGTGGCGCATGTGGGGGACTCGTCTGTCGTGCTTGGGGTCAGGGAGGATCCCTCAGACAAGGTCATCAAAGCGGTGGAGGTAACACAAGACCACAAGCCGGAGCTGCCCAAAGAACGGCAGCGAATCGAAGGCCTTGGTGGCAG TGTGGTGAAGAAGTCTGGTGTGAACCGCGTGGTGTGGAAAAGGCCACGGCTGACTCACAACGGCCCTGTGAGACGGAGCACAGTCATCGACCAGATCCCCTTCCTCGCCGTGGCCAGAGCCCTGG GTGATCTGTGGAGCTACGACTTCTACAGCGGCGAGTTTGTGGTGAGCCCCGAGCCGGACACCAGTGTGGTGACGCTGGACCTGCGGCGGCACCGCTACATCATCGTGGGCAGCGACGGCCTGTGGAACATGGTGCCCCCACAGGAGGCCGTCACCGTGCTGCAAAGCCACGACGAAGCTGCC GCACCCTTTGGCATGTCGTGTGCCCGGCGGTTAGGCTGCCACGCTCTGCTGCGGTGGCGCCAACGCATGCTCCGTGCCGACAACACCAGCGTCATCGTCATCGCCCTGCCCGAGCCGGGCAAACCCCAGCTGCCCATGCACCGTGACGAGGTCATCCTGAGCCTGGCCGAGGGCCCGCAGCACGACCCGCCGGTCGACTCACGCGCAGACACGCCTCTCATCAAG CAGGCCCCTGAGCCAGTCCTGGTGTTTCCCAGTGGAGACTCTCCTCCCCCTCTGGAGCGATCCAATGGCCTGTCGGGAGGCAGCCTGTATGACGTTTTGGACTCGCCGTCCACACTGGAccctgaggactccaggctctcggGCGCACCGCTGAGCGGCTGCAGGGATGAAGGGGACCGGACCTCAGAGGAGCCCCCAgccgctgctggtgctggtgctggtgctgatgctgtggCCTCCTCCCGCGCTACTGCCCTGTCAACCCCCATAACGAAGCGCGCTCGCCGGGGCTTACACCGCTCCCTGCACCACCCCTACCGAAGGAAAAATGCAGAACGAACCCCTCTGAAACGCGGCGGGGGGCGCGCCCAGAAGCGAGGACCCAACGTCTCGCCCATCCTGCAGCAGCATCGCAAGGCGGCACTGTGCGTGTGTTGA
- the ppm1db gene encoding protein phosphatase, Mg2+/Mn2+ dependent, 1Db isoform X2, whose product MAMHNDLSLRVSVFSEQGGRKYMEDVTEVVLEYEPSEDELGSVGHGDSKADDHPEDQLVDQQSPGPADSVTENTTPLVSVTWTENVTTDEQGDKTSTDTNDNCTDETAGRLSEPKADSAPETRRSVAFFAVFDGHGGREAAHFARDHLWDFIKKQRGFWSKDYRDVCVAIRKGFIACHHAMWKKLPEWPKTITGLPSTSGTTASVVVIRGDRMYVAHVGDSSVVLGVREDPSDKVIKAVEVTQDHKPELPKERQRIEGLGGSVVKKSGVNRVVWKRPRLTHNGPVRRSTVIDQIPFLAVARALGDLWSYDFYSGEFVVSPEPDTSVVTLDLRRHRYIIVGSDGLWNMVPPQEAVTVLQSHDEAAAPFGMSCARRLGCHALLRWRQRMLRADNTSVIVIALPEPGKPQLPMHRDEVILSLAEGPQHDPPVDSRADTPLIKAPEPVLVFPSGDSPPPLERSNGLSGGSLYDVLDSPSTLDPEDSRLSGAPLSGCRDEGDRTSEEPPAAAGAGAGADAVASSRATALSTPITKRARRGLHRSLHHPYRRKNAERTPLKRGGGRAQKRGPNVSPILQQHRKAALCVC is encoded by the exons ATGGCAATGCATAACGATTTATCGTTGCGAGTAAGTGTTTTCTCTGAGCAAGGAGGACGAAAATATATGGAGGATGTTACCGAGGTTGTGTTGGAGTACGAGCCGAGCGAGGACGAGCTCGGCTCGGTAGGACACGGGGACTCAAAGGCGGACGACCATCCTGAAGATCAGCTTGTTGACCAGCAGTCACCTGGACCAGCAGACTCTGTTACTGAAAACACAACTCCACTTGTTAGTGTAACGTGGACAGAAAATGTAACAACTGATGAACAAGGAGATAAAACCAGTACAGACACTAACGACAACTGCACAGACGAAACGGCAGGAAGGTTATCAGAACCAAAAGCAGATTCGGCACCAGAAACGCGAAGATCTGTGGCGTTTTTTGCCGTATTCGACGGCCACGGAGGTCGGGAGGCAGCACATTTCGCAAGGGATCACCTATGGGACTTTATAAAGAAGCAGCGGGGGTTTTGGTCCAAAGACTACCGGGATGTGTGTGTGGCTATTCGAAAAGGGTTCATTGCCTGTCACCATGCAATGTGGAAAAAGCTCC CTGAATGGCCCAAGACCATCACTGGCCTACCAAGCACGTCAGGGACCACAGCCAGCGTTGTTGTTATCCGTGGCGACCGCATGTATGTGGCGCATGTGGGGGACTCGTCTGTCGTGCTTGGGGTCAGGGAGGATCCCTCAGACAAGGTCATCAAAGCGGTGGAGGTAACACAAGACCACAAGCCGGAGCTGCCCAAAGAACGGCAGCGAATCGAAGGCCTTGGTGGCAG TGTGGTGAAGAAGTCTGGTGTGAACCGCGTGGTGTGGAAAAGGCCACGGCTGACTCACAACGGCCCTGTGAGACGGAGCACAGTCATCGACCAGATCCCCTTCCTCGCCGTGGCCAGAGCCCTGG GTGATCTGTGGAGCTACGACTTCTACAGCGGCGAGTTTGTGGTGAGCCCCGAGCCGGACACCAGTGTGGTGACGCTGGACCTGCGGCGGCACCGCTACATCATCGTGGGCAGCGACGGCCTGTGGAACATGGTGCCCCCACAGGAGGCCGTCACCGTGCTGCAAAGCCACGACGAAGCTGCC GCACCCTTTGGCATGTCGTGTGCCCGGCGGTTAGGCTGCCACGCTCTGCTGCGGTGGCGCCAACGCATGCTCCGTGCCGACAACACCAGCGTCATCGTCATCGCCCTGCCCGAGCCGGGCAAACCCCAGCTGCCCATGCACCGTGACGAGGTCATCCTGAGCCTGGCCGAGGGCCCGCAGCACGACCCGCCGGTCGACTCACGCGCAGACACGCCTCTCATCAAG GCCCCTGAGCCAGTCCTGGTGTTTCCCAGTGGAGACTCTCCTCCCCCTCTGGAGCGATCCAATGGCCTGTCGGGAGGCAGCCTGTATGACGTTTTGGACTCGCCGTCCACACTGGAccctgaggactccaggctctcggGCGCACCGCTGAGCGGCTGCAGGGATGAAGGGGACCGGACCTCAGAGGAGCCCCCAgccgctgctggtgctggtgctggtgctgatgctgtggCCTCCTCCCGCGCTACTGCCCTGTCAACCCCCATAACGAAGCGCGCTCGCCGGGGCTTACACCGCTCCCTGCACCACCCCTACCGAAGGAAAAATGCAGAACGAACCCCTCTGAAACGCGGCGGGGGGCGCGCCCAGAAGCGAGGACCCAACGTCTCGCCCATCCTGCAGCAGCATCGCAAGGCGGCACTGTGCGTGTGTTGA
- the pomp gene encoding proteasome maturation protein, which yields MNTRGLRSQLKDSVPVTGLAPQAGAYGVPDTMRRGFSSVKNELLPSHPLELSEKNFQLNQDKMNFSTLRNIQGLHAPLKLQMEYRAARQIQRLPFLQSSNLAIDTLRGTDDMIGFEDILNDPGQSEMMGEPHMMVEYKMGLL from the exons ATG AATACCCGTGGGCTTCGTTCTCAGCTGAAAGACAGTGTCCCAGTCACGGGGCTTGCTCCACAAGCAGGAGCCTATGGCGTCCCTGACACCATGCGCAGAGG ATTCTCCAGTGTGAAGAATGAACTGCTCCCCAGTCACCCGCTGGAACTTTCAGAGAAGAAT TTCCAGCTCAACCAGGACAAGATGAACTTCAGCACTCTCAGAAATATCCAGGGTCTCCATGCACCTCTGAAGCTACAGATGGAGTACAGAGCAGCCAGACAG ATTCAACGCTTACCATTCCTGCAAAGTTCAAACTTGGCCATTGACACGTTGCGTGGAACCGATGACATGATTGGCTTCGAGGACATCCTCAATG ATCCAGGCCAGAGCGAGATGATGGGGGAGCCTCACATGATGGTGGAGTACAAGATGGGCCTGCTGTAA
- the LOC134452788 gene encoding sperm-associated antigen 16 protein: protein METKWKTPEESTDGPYYLEKVYIPEDSEDDYQYEEVMADDDFSLTEGDEDLEAAVNAVRDLATDTDTSKNVSSAKQPISHIPETIDDFFRNYLLKMGMTRTLDSFQIEWFEMQRKGLLKIGQVDFVPDAYTHNQLLVNELKNVQKERDSYKQAAMKAAETLVKLNKERDFHRMHHKRVVQEKNRLIEDIKGLKRHYASYEPALRQLTGKYQASLRQKMLVSLERDRAVGHLHNLESTLRNAHSSPTVRPTPKQGIDKPQVQPPGVQTGTLSDSNTCPPSPTAATDPSANTRHLKDSEFPASSRVNPYLPQIRALQAQSHKGTCFSLTASVRANNMPISCLALHPRKMIVAASGDDHRWRLWGLPAGEMIMTGEGHSDWLSSCAFHPNGGSLATTSGDTTVKIWDFAKGVCILTLEGHMHATWGCSFHSCGDFVASCSMDNTAKVWDLNSERCRYTLRGHVDSVNSVAFLPFANTLLTCSADKTLSLWDGRTGLCAQTFYGHQHSCNHAVFNSLGDTIGSCDSYGVVKLWDVRKVSAMLSVDTGPHPANQVAFSPCSRTLAVASNDSAVKTIEVASSQVTSLVGHEDAVQSVIFDHKGEILMSGGSDGAILVWS from the coding sequence ATGGAAACAAAATGGAAAACACCAGAAGAATCGACGGATGGACCATATTATCTCGAAAAAGTCTATATACCCGAAGACTCCGAAGACGATTACCAGTATGAAGAAGTCATGGCCGATGACGACTTCAGTCTAACCGAGGGAGACGAGGATCTGGAAGCAGCCGTCAACGCAGTAAGAGATCTTGCCACCGACACGGACACATCCAAAAATGTAAGCTCAGCTAAACAACCGATTTCCCACATCCCCGAGACAATAGACGACTTTTTCCGTAACTACCTCTTGAAAATGGGCATGACTCGGACTTTGGACAGCTTTCAAATAGAGTGGTTCGAAATGCAACGAAAGGGTCTGCTAAAAATTGGACAGGTGGATTTTGTTCCAGACGCATACACTCACAACCAGCTTCTAGTCAACGAACTCAAAAATgtacaaaaagaaagagacagctaCAAACAAGCCGCCATGAAAGCAGCTGAAACTCTCGTTAAACTGAACAAGGAAAGGGACTTTCATCGTATGCACCACAAGCGAGTAGTCCAAGAAAAGAACAGGCTCATTGAAGACATCAAAGGACTGAAAAGGCACTATGCGTCTTATGAACCTGCGCTCCGACAACTGACCGGCAAGTACCAAGCGTCGCTGAGGCAGAAGATGCTTGTCAGTTTGGAGAGAGACCGAGCAGTTGGCCACCTGCACAATTTGGAGAGCACTTTACGCAATGCGCACTCCTCTCCGACTGTGCGCCCAACACCAAAGCAAGGCATCGACAAACCCCAGGTTCAACCCCCTGGTGTACAGACAGGGACACTGTCTGACAGCAACACATGTCCTCCCAGTCCCACCGCAGCAACAGACCCCAGTGCAAACACAAGGCATCTTAAGGATTCAGAGTTTCCAGCTAGCAGCCGAGTGAACCCCTACCTCCCCCAGATCAGAGCTCTACAGGCACAGAGCCACAAGGGCACCTGTTTCTCTCTGACCGCCTCTGTCAGGGCCAACAACATGCCCATCAGCTGCCTGGCACTTCACCCTCGGAAGATGATCGTGGCAGCGTCTGGCGACGACCACCGTTGGCGCCTTTGGGGTTTGCCTGCCGGAGAGATGATCATGACAGGAGAGGGACACAGCGACTGGCTCTCCAGCTGTGCTTTCCACCCCAATGGGGGGAGCCTGGCCACCACGTCAGGCGACACCACCGTGAAGATCTGGGACTTTGCCAAGGGAGTGTGCATCCTGACCCTGGAGGGCCACATGCACGCCACCTGGGGTTGCTCCTTCCACTCCTGCGGCGACTTTGTGGCCTCCTGCTCCATGGACAACACCGCCAAGGTGTGGGACCTGAACAGCGAGAGGTGCCGCTACACCCTGCGCGGCCACGTGGACTCTGTCAACAGCGTGGCCTTCCTGCCCTTCGCCAACACCCTCCTGACCTGCTCCGCCGACAAGACCTTGTCGCTGTGGGATGGTCGCACAGGGCTCTGCGCCCAGACCTTCTACGGCCACCAGCACTCCTGCAACCACGCCGTCTTCAACAGCCTGGGGGACACCATCGGCTCCTGCGACTCCTACGGCGTGGTGAAGCTCTGGGACGTGCGGAAGGTGTCGGCCATGCTTAGCGTGGACACGGGGCCCCACCCCGCCAACCAGGTGGCCTTCAGCCCCTGCAGCAGAACCCTGGCCGTGGCCAGCAATGACAGCGCGGTGAAGACCATTGAGGTTGCGTCGTCGCAGGTGACCAGTCTGGTGGGGCACGAGGATGCAGTGCAGAGTGTGATTTTTGATCACAAAGGAGAGATCTTGATGTCTGGAGGGTCGGATGGCGCTATTCTTGTCTGGTCATAG